In the genome of Fibrobacter sp. UWB11, the window GAAATTCTCTGTAGAATTTTCTCTCATATGCGCAATAACCGCAGGTCTTGCCGCATGTTCCGACTCAGACTCTCCTAGTGGGGGGACTGTGAACTCCATTGCAGTCGAAGTGTCAGGCAAAACAGCCGATGACACATTGGTGTTCGACATGATGGACAGTACCTACGATATCAAAATCGTGGCCGACGGCAAATGGAAAATCGAAGACGAAACGAAGTTCATCCAATCCATTAGCCCAAAATCGGGCGAAGGCGATGCAACCATCAAAATCCGCGTGGGCATGAACGATATGGAAGATCGTTTTTCAGGAAACCTGCGCTTTGTGTACCCCGAAGACACATCCCTAAACAAAACCATTACCGTGGTTCAGAAATATAGTGGCGACTACGCTGATAATGCTAGCGTCTTATCGAAATCAAACAAGATCTACGCCGTTGGCTATGGTTACGACGCCCTTACCGGTGCTTATGCCGATTACGGATCACTCAAGGCCGAAATATTTGACACCAAGACCTTGATCGAAAATGAAGTAATTTCGCAAAGCCCCACCAATGTCAAAGTTGATTTCTTTAGATGGTATGGTTCGGACTTTTATGAATATGATGAATGGTTAGACGAATGGGGCGGAATCAGTTTTGATAAAGGCTGGTTCTCAGGTGAATACGAAGCAGCGTTTACTGACTGGACGTATGAAAATGAATTCTATGAACTTGCGGTAGCCTATGTCAATGTTGCCGTAAC includes:
- a CDS encoding MAC/perforin domain-containing protein produces the protein MNYSKTQKFSVEFSLICAITAGLAACSDSDSPSGGTVNSIAVEVSGKTADDTLVFDMMDSTYDIKIVADGKWKIEDETKFIQSISPKSGEGDATIKIRVGMNDMEDRFSGNLRFVYPEDTSLNKTITVVQKYSGDYADNASVLSKSNKIYAVGYGYDALTGAYADYGSLKAEIFDTKTLIENEVISQSPTNVKVDFFRWYGSDFYEYDEWLDEWGGISFDKGWFSGEYEAAFTDWTYENEFYELAVAYVNVAVTSVDFEEGDLDDVITDNMKTSAYNAINGLDKKFPSDNAGFKKLIQRYGTHVVLGATLGGRIRQAMASERAYKFELIDYAEAAYGYAFDAKAFVDEEVYASYEEEYDELNLKVTVAGGDADKALKITDSKILKKDDVNAWKSSLAENATLIDFSGKRLLPLYELIDESLGKEAVDRKKKLKDYMDGSSILSDFGVVAPTKTEKKDS